A genomic window from Flavobacterium sp. I3-2 includes:
- a CDS encoding lipocalin family protein, with protein MKKMFLSAVVLMISATALLSCSDDDNNSGVTSNQLNGKWNNLREEALDANGNIVETYIFENGSCPLDINEFKDNGVFVFTEYDYSTNASDCNEEISNGTWSLVDNNFKLNQGGEEFNFQVVKLNATEFEIQKPLSSEDAEDYELNVVTLRYVFKKI; from the coding sequence ATGAAAAAAATGTTTTTATCTGCGGTAGTTTTGATGATATCTGCTACTGCTTTATTGTCTTGTTCAGACGATGACAATAATTCTGGTGTAACTTCGAATCAATTAAATGGTAAATGGAACAATCTTCGTGAAGAAGCTTTAGATGCAAATGGTAATATTGTTGAAACGTATATTTTTGAAAATGGTTCTTGTCCTTTAGATATTAATGAGTTTAAAGATAATGGAGTGTTTGTTTTTACAGAATATGATTATTCAACAAATGCTTCTGATTGTAACGAAGAAATTTCAAACGGAACTTGGAGTTTAGTTGATAATAATTTTAAGTTAAATCAAGGTGGTGAAGAGTTTAATTTTCAAGTTGTTAAATTAAATGCGACTGAATTTGAAATTCAAAAACCTCTTTCAAGTGAAGATGCTGAAGATTATGAACTAAATGTTGTTACTTTAAGATACGTTTTCAAAAAAATATAA
- the rpe gene encoding ribulose-phosphate 3-epimerase, with product MKNTLIAPSVLAADFANLQRDVEMINNSEADWFHIDIMDGVFVPNISFGMPVLAAISKHAKKTIDVHLMIVDPDRYIKPFKDLGADVLTVHYEACNHLHRSLQAIKAEGMKAGVAINPHTNVALLEDVINDIDLVCIMSVNPGFGGQSFIENTYKKVKQLKEIIVRNNANTLIEIDGGVTSKNAKQLAEAGADVLVAGSFVFNAENPIETIADLKKITTL from the coding sequence ATGAAAAATACTTTAATCGCTCCGTCTGTTTTAGCGGCAGACTTTGCAAATCTTCAACGCGATGTTGAAATGATCAACAACAGTGAAGCTGATTGGTTTCATATCGATATTATGGATGGTGTTTTTGTTCCGAATATTTCGTTTGGAATGCCTGTTTTAGCTGCTATTTCTAAACATGCAAAAAAAACAATCGATGTACATTTAATGATTGTTGATCCGGACAGATACATCAAACCTTTTAAAGATTTAGGCGCTGACGTTTTGACAGTTCACTACGAAGCTTGCAACCATTTACATCGTTCGTTACAAGCGATAAAAGCTGAAGGAATGAAAGCTGGTGTTGCGATTAATCCGCATACAAACGTTGCTTTGTTAGAAGATGTTATCAACGATATTGATTTGGTTTGTATTATGAGTGTTAATCCTGGTTTTGGCGGACAATCGTTTATCGAAAACACATACAAAAAAGTAAAACAATTAAAAGAAATTATCGTTAGAAACAATGCCAATACTTTAATTGAAATTGACGGGGGTGTTACTAGTAAAAACGCTAAACAATTAGCAGAAGCTGGAGCTGATGTTTTAGTTGCAGGAAGTTTTGTTTTCAATGCAGAAAATCCGATTGAAACAATTGCAGATTTAAAGAAAATCACAACCTTATAA
- a CDS encoding LexA family protein gives MKINALHISENLEIFGLEVSENNEITLVNAGVKAGFPSPAGDFIFDTIDLNRELIKDPDTTFLARVSGNSMQDMRIYDGDLILIDRSIAPANGKIAVCYIDGEFTLKRLEIIKEGNEIKKILLCPENPDFSPIEVAPENDFLIWGILTYAITKY, from the coding sequence ATGAAAATAAATGCGCTTCACATTTCAGAAAATTTAGAAATATTCGGATTAGAAGTTTCCGAAAATAATGAAATTACTTTGGTAAATGCTGGAGTTAAAGCAGGTTTTCCAAGTCCGGCCGGAGATTTTATTTTTGATACCATCGATTTAAATCGCGAATTAATCAAAGATCCAGACACCACTTTTTTAGCTCGTGTTTCTGGAAATTCGATGCAAGATATGCGAATTTATGATGGTGATTTGATTTTGATTGACCGTTCGATTGCACCTGCAAACGGAAAAATTGCAGTTTGCTATATCGATGGAGAATTTACCTTGAAACGTTTAGAAATTATTAAAGAAGGAAACGAAATCAAAAAGATTTTACTTTGTCCCGAAAATCCTGATTTTTCTCCGATTGAAGTCGCTCCTGAAAACGATTTCTTGATTTGGGGAATTTTAACTTACGCCATCACTAAATATTAA